The genome window GCTGCTGCGATGGTTGGAAACCCTGACACGTTGGCAGAGACCTCCAGAGCTTGGGatggaaaacttcatttttttcaaagataagGGGACGGTCTTTGCCTTAGGTCcccaaagaaatacagaacaagcTTCACCAGAGGAGCCTTCCAGCACTCCCTGCTCCACGGGGACCTGAGCAAGTCCTGATCTTGCCCTGATTCACAGCAATTTACTGGCATGAACCAGGCAGTCCCATGTGCCGCCTCCCAACCGGTAACACAGCGGATGATATAAAtcatgcttttatgtttttattgaCAAGATTAAAATAACAACTTTTGTGTGACCCTTCAAAAAAACATTAAGCCAAGATATTCAGTGGCCAAGTCTGTGGCCCCTTAGCTCAGTGTACTCTGTCTGGAGAGTGACGCAGAAATTGGTCTAAACTAATCCATGTATTCCTAAGAGATACATGAGCACCAAAGGGCCACGCACCAGAGAAGGCACTCTGAGGACAGAAAAGATGCTGTACAAGAGGGGAAGGTGTTCATGTGCACTCCATTGGGAGGCATATGGCTCATGTAAGTACCACAAACAGCCACCTTGAAATTTCAGAGCCTTCCTGTTCCTCCCAGCTGGGGCCATGGAGTACTTTAGTCCTCCCTTATTGTAATAGAACGCTCAAGAGTTTTCTCCTTCTTTAGGCTTGTCTTAGTGCTGACAAAATGGCCTGTAAGCATCATTTCAAAAATCAGCCCCATAGCTCcattcaaaaagcaaagcagcttcaTTAGTAGTCAATAACAGCATTTAACTTCAATACTGCAGGTAGAACTTCTCCAGGGAATGAAAGTGTGGACAGGAGTTATCCACTCTCATACGAAAGGATGGACAGGAGTGATCTACTCTCATACAGGAGGGTGGACAGGAGTTATCCACTCTCATACAGGAGGATGGACAGGAGTTATCCACTTTCATAAAAGGCATGACCAGGTGACTCATTCCAGGTGATGCCATACACCAAAGCTGGCTGTATTAGAAATGATGCAAAAAGAATCCCTTACCTGTCCGGTAGACAAAATTGCCTTCTGTCTCTGATGATGACGGAGACACCAATTCTTCCTCAAATTCATTGGAACTAAATGAACCAGAGTGATTCctttgccttgttttttccATCATAGCTGCATTAGTAGCCATGACATGTCTCAATGAGTCATTTAGGTAACGATTCAATAAGCTGCTTTTGTATTTGGGGGGTGACACGTAATCCTCATTGGCACTTGTTTCTGGTCTCACTCCTGTTTTTATTACTGAACTTTCAGTTTTAATCACAGTGTGATGAACTGGTTTGTTATATCCCCCTTCATTCATATGGTTTCTTGGAGGATTTTCtccatctgaaaacaaaagaacacagATACAGTAATATATCGAATACCTAATATTTAACAAGAGGCTTTCTCtacatgttttaaattactataACTAAAACTAGACAATAACCTTAGACTTCAGCATTAGAcaatgattttcattttcttctgttcacaCATTGCTCACAGTAGTTCCCAGGGTTCTCAGATGTTCCAGCTATTCCAAATTAATTAACTGTAGAAAACAGTCTCTGAGTCTAATTTGCTCATGAGCAGCACAATGTAGGTAGAAAAAAACTGAGAAGGGCCTTAAACCAAtgataagcatttaaaaatctgtgtgaaTAAGCTGAATTCTTACTATCATAACTTGAAATTTGGTTCTCCTGAATACTACAGCATATTTAAGCATATTTGCTTAAACTGTACTTTTTTAATTGTCCTGCAACTAATCTTTTAAAGGGAAGTGCATACCAAAGAAATGTGAGTACAAACTGAAACTGGAACAAAGAGAATTGAAACTCAGTACAAATTGAAACATATTCTTCTAAAAATTCACATACAGATTTCTGACAATGTCTGTAGCATTTGTTCCTGTCAATGTATCTCCATGTCATAACCAACTAAAAAAAGTACCCACAGGCATAATTAATACAAacattctattaaaaaatataggGTGCTATTTAAAAAAGTCCTGCATTTGTTAATTTGGATAAGAAAGAGAATTTCCGTGCaccttttaaattcagtttacCATATAATAAGCCCCACTGAAGTTAATCAGATTCTCTTGTTAATGTTGTGATATTGCTATAGCCCTTCCATCAAGGAAATTAATGGTCAAGAGATTTCTCATTTCCTTAAACCAACAAATGtaatcaattttttcttttaatgcagatTAAAAGAATAGGCTTGTAGAATCAAATGAACTAACAATCATCTTTCTAGTAACAAAGCTATACGAAACAGGCAAATAACATGCAACCAGACTGTCACCCTGATTAACCTACACAATCCTGCTTTGCAAGGCTGCACAGTACTTGGGAGCCAAAAATGGCACCTAATTCATAAAACATAAAGGTGAATGCACTGAGAGCGTCTTGTGAGAAATCAGAGCTACCTTAGGGTATCTGATactttctgaatatattttaattggtTTAAAATTGATGAAAAAAGCGTCAACAAACCTTCAGAGCATGAGTCATCGCTGCTCACGCTGAGTCGTTCAGCATTTCCTTGAACATATTTGTTGTACAGTTTTATTCGTAAAGCCCAGCTAAGATCTGGTTGCCTGACAGTATTCTTCAGGCGACGTCTTGCATTGGCAAACCAGTTTGACACCTGCATACAAATGAATGTATTAGTTTCCCTTGAAATGATGCAAATAAACAAATCTAACCCATAGAGTTTTTGTGAGTTTTACATATGCCCTAAGAAAATGGCaaacaaaggaaacatgaaCGGGAGTCCATGAAACTATCACTGAGCAGAGCAGGAACCTCAGACAAGAAGGCAGGTTCAGGCTTCCCACCCTTCACAAGTGTTAGCAAACCCTCATTACTAACAAGGTTTTAATTAAGGTATCCCTAAATACTCATTTTAtattcatctttctctttttattttaaaggtaatgCCCTGAACTTTCAATATTAACCTTCAATTTGCCTTTGACATTTATGTAGGCTACAATAAGGCTGTTGAACAGAAAAACCCATTTTGAACTTTGTTATGTGAA of Aquila chrysaetos chrysaetos chromosome 3, bAquChr1.4, whole genome shotgun sequence contains these proteins:
- the MKX gene encoding homeobox protein Mohawk isoform X2; the encoded protein is MNTIVFSKLSGQVLFEEDAKERERSGRPYVGVVEGPHHAEVLLPDSPSIKESLSLRNRRTGARQSGGKVRHKRQALQDMARPLKQWLYKHRDNPYPTKTEKILLALGSQMTLVQVSNWFANARRRLKNTVRQPDLSWALRIKLYNKYVQGNAERLSVSSDDSCSEDGENPPRNHMNEGGYNKPVHHTVIKTESSVIKTGVRPETSANEDYVSPPKYKSSLLNRYLNDSLRHVMATNAAMMEKTRQRNHSGSFSSNEFEEELVSPSSSETEGNFVYRTETLENGPNKCES